Proteins encoded in a region of the Quercus lobata isolate SW786 chromosome 8, ValleyOak3.0 Primary Assembly, whole genome shotgun sequence genome:
- the LOC115956788 gene encoding uncharacterized protein LOC115956788, producing MKLLWKTIWGMKTLNKVQNFIWRACKDILATKTNLRKHHITSNDLCTSRNKAAETSGHMFWFYEKAKEVWNSSKMVFPFMITGNWEFIDIVWNVIKHTPKDFGMLEKTTMICWEIWKNRNVMSLEGAGNQGYKVLKKALNQVEDNRATHEKVLPQRDKEEIYWSAPREGRYKANVDGATFTKTQASGMGLVIRNNRGQVMVAMSRKIPTLLSALSVETKAKELAVEWMLEMSFKRSPSKLTP from the coding sequence ATGAAGCTACTGTGGAAAACAATATGGGGCATGAAGACTCTAAACAAAGTTCAAAACTTCATTTGGAGGGCTTGTAAAGATATTTTGGCCACCAAGACGAACTTGAGGAAGCACCACATCACAAGCAATGACCTGTGCACGAGTCGTAACAAGGCAGCAGAGACTAGTGGACACATGTTTTGGTTCTACGAAAAGGCGAAGGAAGTTTGGAATAGCAGCAAAATGGTCTTCCCTTTCATGATAACTGGAAACTGGGAATTCATTGATATTGTTTGGAATGTCATAAAGCATACCCCAAAAGACTTTGGAATGCTAGAAAAGACGACAATGATATGCTGGGAAATttggaaaaatagaaatgttATGAGCCTCGAAGGGGCGGGCAATCAGGGGTACAAGGTCCTGAAGAAGGCTCTCAATCAAGTGGAGGATAATCGGGCTACTCATGAGAAGGTCTTACCACAAAGAGATAAGGAAGAAATTTATTGGTCTGCGCCGAGGGAAGGGAGATACAAAGCTAATGTTGATGGTGCTACCTTTACCAAAACACAAGCGTCGGGCATGGGCCTGGTAATTCGCAACAATCGGGGACAGGTAATGGTGGCCATGAGCAGGAAAATCCCTACTCTGCTGTCGGCACTAAGTGTGGAGACAAAAGCGAAGGAATTAGCTGTGGAGTGGATGCTGGAGATGAGTTTCAAGAGGTCACCTTCGAAACTGACTCCCTAA
- the LOC115956790 gene encoding G-type lectin S-receptor-like serine/threonine-protein kinase B120, with amino-acid sequence MHVGWNPRVSHAPNNEYGNVTSLWESFENPTDTFLPGMLLRGDMNLTSWRDRDDPGSGSFTFMLDTAGKTTVQNCEPCGTNMIPYPLSTSSNCGDPMYFSFNCNTTSGQVSFKALSGTYRVTSIDQNTSKFFIQVKDVDSLRLNQSFAFNLTTPRNSSSNVSSRVTDDVKIVWEPSLEAICNLSADCEDWPHSTCKSASDGKRRCLCTISFRWDGTKLSCTQVSSPSEKGMILLLIAGITSVIVLCAMTFIYIWRRKMTKRQENRQIDQRNRVQRMLYSESYVQDLIDSGEFQEEDEKGIDVPFYDLESIRIATNNFSDENKLGQGGYGLVYKGKLPSGQEIAVKRLSSVSGQGLLEFKNEVVLIAKLQHRNLARLYGYCI; translated from the exons ATGCACGTGGGCTGGAATCCAAGGGTGTCACATGCACCCAACAACGAATACGGTAATGTGACAAGTCTGTGGGAGAgctttgaaaatccaactgaTACGTTTCTTCCAGGCATGTTGTTGCGTGGAGACATGAATTTGACTTCTTGGAGAGACCGTGATGACCCTGGAAGCGGGAGCTTCACGTTTATGCTAGATACAGCCGGAA AAACAACTGTACAAAATTGTGAGCCTTGTGGGACAAACATGATCCCTTATCCACTTAGCACTAGCTCAAATTGTGGTGATCCTATGTACTTCAGTTTCAATTGCAACACTACCTCTGGCCAGGTTAGCTTCAAGGCCCTCAGTGGGACATATCGAGTCACTAGTATCGATCAAAATACATCAAAGTTTTTTATCCAAGTCAAGGATGTAGATAGTCTGCGGCTAAACCAGTCATTTGCATTTAATCTAACTACTCCAAGAAACTCTAGTTCCAATGTTTCGTCTAGAGTTACAGATGATGTTAAGATTGTTTGGGAGCCATCACTGGAGGCAATCTGCAATTTATCTGCAGATTGCGAGGATTGGCCACATTCAACTTGTAAATCAGCAAGTGATGGGAAGAGGAGGTGCCTTTGCACTATAAGCTTTCGATGGGATGGCACAAAGTTAAGTTGTACACAAG TTTCTTCACCATCAGAAAAAGGAATGATATTGCTTCTGATTGCTGGAATAACTAGTGTGATTGTTCTCTGTGCCATGACTTTTATCTACATATGGCGAAGAAAGATGACCAAGAGACAAG AAAATAGACAAATTGACCAAAGAAATCGAGTACAACGCATGTTATATAGTGAAAGCTATGTCCAAGACTTGATAGATTCAGGTGAGTTccaagaagaagatgagaaaggTATAGATGTACCTTTttatgatttggaaagcatacGAATTGCTACTAATAACTTCTCAGATGAAAACAAGCTTGGACAAGGAGGCTATGGGCTTGTTTACAAG GGTAAGCTTCCAAGTGGTCAAGAAATTGCTGTAAAGAGACTTTCAAGTGTCTCAGGTCAAGGTCTACTAGAATTTAAGAATGAGGTGGTATTGATTGCAAAACTTCAGCATCGGAACCTCGCCAGACTCTATGGATATTGCATATAA